In Pirellula sp. SH-Sr6A, the DNA window TCGGCTTGATGGTCAGGATTTCCTTGCCAGTTCAGTCCGATTCGAAACGGGGAAGGGGGGATTGCTCGCTGCAAACCGTTGGCCCAAAAGGAAATCAAGCTAGGTTTCGCGAATAGATACGGAACTTGCGAAGGAATGTTGCTGGCATCGATTCCGAGGATATCCGCCACGTCGATTAGAGAGCAGTGGTAATCGAACGGTGTTTCGACTTGTAATGAGTTGGGAACCAGTTCTCCGATCCCTTTGCATTGCTGAAGAATGGCTAAGAGTTGCGGTTGAATATGGAGGATGGTTCTCGCTCCTTTTTTGCTTAGTATCTCCGAGAACCGAACGAAGTGGAGTGTGTCCCCGAGGCCTTGCTCCGCGTAAAGGAGAATTGTTTTTCCTTCGAGAGACTCCCCGTTCCATTTCGGTTGTGGGTATCGGTGTTGGATCGCTTCCGCGCATTGCCAACGGTAGCGATACTCTTTCCAGCCTTCTCGGAAGTTTCCTTGCAAGAGATGAATTACACCGAGGTTGCGATGTAGTTCCGCATCATGCGGGTTGAGTTGCATGGCTTGATAGTAGTACTCAAACGCCAGATCGATTCGGCCAGTCCACGCGTGGAGAGTGCCTCGATTTCGCAGGGCATTGAAATATTGCGGCGACTGGTCCAATGCGTGTTGAAACGCCGCGTCCGCATCGGCAACTCGCCCGATGTACCGCAAGGAGTTCCCCATGTTGTTCCAAGCGATGGGGAAGTTGGGTTGCAATCGAATCGCATTTTCGTAAGCCTGGACCGCTTGTGCATAGCGACGGAGATCGTGCATGGCGATCCCCCAGTAGCACCACGCATTCGCGTGATTCGGCTCGTGTTGCAAAACATCGCGATAGATTTTTTCCGCCTGCGCCGCGTTCCCTTGTTGGTGAATTTTCCAAGCCTGTTGGAGCGTTTCTTCGGTGGAAGGCATAATCTAGGTGACAGAGTTCTAGGAAATAGAGGGATTGGGAATACTTCCCGGGCCGCGCCGAGTGCGGGGCAATCCGGATCCTACCCCCCCGATTCGAACGATTGCAAGACGGGTCAGGATGGAGCCCTATGTGCTAACATTCACGAAATCCATTTGTAGAAAGGCATCCCGTGCACCGACAATTGATATTAATGAGGCACGCCAAAAGCGACTGGAGCCAGCCAGGCCTCCACGACAAGGAGCGACCGCTCAATGCGAGGGGGAAGGATGCGGCCCCCCGGATGGCCCATTGGCTACGTGAATGGTTACATGCGGAGGATCGCCGCGTAGCCCGAATTCTTTCCAGCACTTCGGTGCGCACGCGAGAGACATTGGAAAGGATGCGTGAAGCCTGGGGTTTATCCAACGATTTGCCTAGCGATTTCCCTGGTGATGGGAGTGTCGAGTGGGTGGACGCCCTTTATCTCGCGGAGCCTCGTGTCATTTGGGACGCCATTCGCTCCGCCTTTCACAGCCACGCCGACGAGGAGAGTTTGCTGGTACTCGGGCACAATCCAGGCATGGAAATTTTGATGAGCGCCCTAGCCGGAAGCGACTTGGACGTCCCGACGGCCGCGATTGCTATCTTTGAATCCCGTCATGAGGGGGAGATAGGAGATTTGGTACCGGAGATCGAATCTGGGAATTGGCGGTTGCTGGCATTTCAAACACCTCGCAGCTTATCCCCTTGAATGGTCTTGGACTGGCTTGAACCCTTTTGCTAGACTCCGCGCGAGAAGCGATGACGCATTGGACGCGCGCGCCTTAGTCGATACCTCAATGCACGGTCTTTCGAGCTGCGTCGCGGCTCGCTGGACTGCTCTGGAGTCAATGGAATGAGTCAACAACCCAAAGTATGGTTAACCGGATGGATTCGCAGCAACTTGGCATGGAGCCGTTGGGCTTCGATTCCTGCCGCTGCAATCGTGCTGTCCGTCGCAGGTCCAACCGCTTCTGGAGTCGATGTCGACCCACAAGTTTCCAAGGCGTTGGGATACAAGCCACGCCAATCCAATGTGGTTTACGACCAAGTCGGCGAGAAGGAAGCCGAGAGCTGCACCAGCCGCTACGAATCCAAGAACGGCGTCGATGGCCTGACGGTGTTCGGCCCGAATGGTCAAATGCTTCGCCGATTCAACGACGCCAACGGGGACCGACAAGTCGATCAATGGTGCTACTTCAAGGATGGCATCGAGATCTATCGAGATATCGACAGCGACTTCAATGCCACGGCCGACCAATATCGATGGCTGGGGACGGGCGGAACGCGCTGG includes these proteins:
- a CDS encoding tetratricopeptide repeat protein; protein product: MPSTEETLQQAWKIHQQGNAAQAEKIYRDVLQHEPNHANAWCYWGIAMHDLRRYAQAVQAYENAIRLQPNFPIAWNNMGNSLRYIGRVADADAAFQHALDQSPQYFNALRNRGTLHAWTGRIDLAFEYYYQAMQLNPHDAELHRNLGVIHLLQGNFREGWKEYRYRWQCAEAIQHRYPQPKWNGESLEGKTILLYAEQGLGDTLHFVRFSEILSKKGARTILHIQPQLLAILQQCKGIGELVPNSLQVETPFDYHCSLIDVADILGIDASNIPSQVPYLFAKPSLISFWANGLQRAIPPSPFRIGLNWQGNPDHQADMFRSFPLKSMECLAELDGVQLISLQKGKGTEQLEHWQGKKIIYCMPEEVDQSSGAFMDTAAILHALDYVVTSDTSLAHLAGGMGIKTCLVLGFTPDWRWLQYRSDSPWYPTLRVFRQTAIGEWNPVLQEVAEFLRGEFAKPRVN
- a CDS encoding SixA phosphatase family protein, which encodes MRHAKSDWSQPGLHDKERPLNARGKDAAPRMAHWLREWLHAEDRRVARILSSTSVRTRETLERMREAWGLSNDLPSDFPGDGSVEWVDALYLAEPRVIWDAIRSAFHSHADEESLLVLGHNPGMEILMSALAGSDLDVPTAAIAIFESRHEGEIGDLVPEIESGNWRLLAFQTPRSLSP